The BD1-7 clade bacterium region GTACATCAATCAGAACAGTTGGAATTTCAGCAAAATACGCCAAACCCAAAAATTCAGACATCAACGACACACCAGGGCCGGATGTTGCCGTAAAGGAACGTGCACCATTCCAGTTTGCACCGATAACCATACCAATTGCAGCCAGCTCATCTTCTGCCTGAACAATTGCATATTTTTTACGACCGGTTCCTGGGCAAATGCGCAAACGCTTGGCGTATTTGGCGTACGCATCAACGACTGAAGTTGATGGTGTGATCGGATACCAACCTGCAACGGTTGCACCGGCATAGACTGCACCCAAACCACAGGCATCGTTGCCGTCCATCAAAATTCTATCGCCAACCAGATCACGACGTTCAACACGGATCGTGCAAGGGCATGCATAATGCTCTTTAGCGTATTGGTAACCCAGCTCTAACGCATGAACGTTAGGCGCAATCAGTTTTTCTTTGCCTTTAAACTGATCGGCGATCATTTGTGTCAACACTTCAAACTCGATATCGAGCAGCGCAGCCAACGCACCGATGTAAATAACGTTTTTAAATAGCTGGCGCTGACGTGGATCAGTATATTCACGCAAGCACATTTCAGTCAGTGGTACACCAACGAAAGTGATGTCATCACGCATTACACGTTTGTTCAGCGGTTTGGTATTATCGTAAAAGAAATAACCACCCGGCGACACTTCGTCGATATCGGCCTTCATGCTCTGCGGATTGACCGACACCATGAAATCAGTGCCTTCACGGCGACCGGTATAACCTTTCTCACTCACACGAACTTCATACCAAGTAGGCAAACCTTGAATGTTCGATGGGAAAATATTCTTCGGCGTTACCGGAATGCCCATCCGGAAGATAGCCTTGGCGAACATATTGTTCGCACTGGCAGAACCGGTACCGTTAACATTGGCAAACTTGATAACAAAGTCGTTAACTGCTTCGATGCTTTTCACGCTTTTCACTGTGCTTAATGTGGATGTATTGCTCATGCTGATTGCCCTGCCTTGGTCACTGTATACAGGTACTTCTGCATATCCCAGGCAGAGGTCGGACAACGCTCAGCGCACAGACCACAATGCAGGCATACGTTTTCGTCTTTCACCATGACACGTTGAGTTGGCAAATCTTCAGAAACGTAGAGATCCTGTGTCAGATTATTTGCCGGTGCAGACAACTTATTGCGCAGAGCAGCATCGTCATCTTCATTCGGGGTAAAAGTAATACAATCTGTCGGGCAGATATCGACGCAGGCATCACACTCGATGCAGCGACTTTCGGAGAACACGGTCTGAACATCACAGTTCAAACAACGTTGCGCTTCAGCAAAACCTAGATCTTCGTCAAAGCCTAATTCAACTTCCGTTTTCAGGCTTTTCAAAGAAATCTTTAGATCTTCAAGTGGCACGATCTGGCGGTCATCTTCGACAACACCGGCATCATAAGCCCACTCGTGAATACCCATTTTCTGGCTCAACAGATTGGTGCCCGGAGCCAAACGATCAGTCAGTTCTTTGCCGTTCAGAGCTAGGTCAATCGATACCGCTGCCTGATGACCATGTGCTACTGCAGTGATAACGTTTTCT contains the following coding sequences:
- the korA_1 gene encoding 2-oxoglutarate oxidoreductase subunit KorA — protein: MSNTSTLSTVKSVKSIEAVNDFVIKFANVNGTGSASANNMFAKAIFRMGIPVTPKNIFPSNIQGLPTWYEVRVSEKGYTGRREGTDFMVSVNPQSMKADIDEVSPGGYFFYDNTKPLNKRVMRDDITFVGVPLTEMCLREYTDPRQRQLFKNVIYIGALAALLDIEFEVLTQMIADQFKGKEKLIAPNVHALELGYQYAKEHYACPCTIRVERRDLVGDRILMDGNDACGLGAVYAGATVAGWYPITPSTSVVDAYAKYAKRLRICPGTGRKKYAIVQAEDELAAIGMVIGANWNGARSFTATSGPGVSLMSEFLGLAYFAEIPTVLIDVQRSGPSTGMPTRTQQSDVLSAAYASHGDTKQVLLFPSTPKECFDLTADSFDIAERLQTPVIMLTDLDLGMNDHMSEPLEWDDSRAYDRGKVFDEQDLEEMTERFGRYLDVDGDGIPFRTYPGTHPTKGSFFTRGTSRDEYAVYTEKSEEYVDNMERLLRKWETAKSVVPAPIVYQEENKSKCGAIFYGTSDASALEALDILREEGIEIDALRVRAFPFNDTVDQFIEDHDTVFVIEQNRDAQLRTLLINEIECNPVKLTPVLSYGGMAITADDIAKNIRKFHPDSKVVPLKTKRVEEKA